The genomic interval GTGTATTTTCTGCTCGCATATTGACTAAATTTCATTGAGTGGAGGTCTTCTCTCACATTTATAGAATTAAGGTGTGGTTTATCATCATGAATTCAGGTGTGGTTTATCACCATGAATTCCCATCAGCAATTGCGCTGATCATCAGAACTTAACATGAGACACTTACCatgaggaagtatatatataatcacatccaaaattttatGTCTAATGTGAGCACCTAGCCAGTAAAACAACTACCAGGATCATGACCAAACAGTATGTTAATACCATAGGAGAAGTCGTTATAGTGATGAGTGTGCACCACATGTAAATGCGGCATCACAGATAAATAAATTGACAGACACAACATAGATCAACGATATTTCCATTGCATGTTAAAAAATTGATATCGCAGAAATTAATCAAGTAAAAACAGGACAAACAGAAGAAACTGGTCTTACTTTCACAGTAGGGAAGAGTACCCGGGTGATGAAGGAACCTGACGTCCTGAAGAAGAGTGAGCTTGTGTCCAGTGGTAAGATTTCACTTCAGATCTACACCGTTTGTGAGATAATAATTTAAATACCATGGGTAGGTACAGGATCAATACTCTTTTTTCGCTGGTAGTACTCTCGCATCTTTTGAAGCCTAGCTTCCTTGTCGCCAGCACTAAGAGCAGCATACCGCTCCCTAGCACGCTTACGCGTAAATTAAATCGGAGTTAAATTAGTGATGCCGCCAAGTGTACCTGCAGAAACTTGTACAGAAATCATTTCACAACATAGCAACAGTACGAAGCAGCGAGACGAAAAGGGAGAAAACAGATAATGTCCACAAATCAGATACACATTGTAGATATACCTTCAACAGGAAACTGTTTCTTTTACTTAAAACGAAATTGTCTAACAGGAAACTGTTTCTTTTACTTAAAACGAAATTGTCTACGTGATACTTTCACATACATTTTGATTACAGCTCGAACAAAGCAGTACAGTGCTAAAATCACTTTGAAAAGTGAATTGGTTTCTGGACATTTGCTCAACATATTTATGAACTTTAGTTGATTTGTAACTTTTCTAGATGGGGGATGTCTAGCAATCGAATgccatataagaaattttgtttaCCTTTTGTAGATGGGAATGTCCCTCAGTGATGGAGGGGAGACGGGCGAGTACTGCATCCACCTGCCGACAGCATCCAGCGACGATCGGAGGACTGGCGGCCAGCTTCCGGTGCGGCGCGAAAGGGACCGTGGTGGAGATCGACGGAGAGGAGCGGATCCAGTTGCGAGATGTGGCGTAGGCGACGGACTTTTGGCGTGGACGTGGGCTGCGCACGGGGAAGCGGAGTCGACGACGAAGGCCGCCGCGGGATGGGGGTGGTGGTCTAGTGGGAGGCCGGGATGTGGGGGTTTGATGCAGCCGGCCTGCGGAGGTGAGGTCGATGATGAATCCGGCTTGTAGACCTGGGAGGTCGTGGGCTTGTGGGGCGTGGATTCCACGGTGATTTGGGGACGTGGGATCGGCGATGGGAGaggagcgaggcggcgcggtggtTGGGCGGGGTGGGGAAGTGGCGTGGTGAGGACTTCCGGCGGCAGGGATCGGTCGAGGGTGCGCCTACGTGATGAggcaggaggagacggcggcgatgggggcgtcggcggtggaggcgtgGTGCGGCGActggggaggaggatggggcgttggtggcggtggcgctggcAGTGGGGGCGCCGCGGGAGGAGCCACCTGATGACGACAACCTGGAGCCGATGGCGACGCGGAGGAGTAGGCATCGACGGCGGGGGGAgccggggaggaggagtaggcgttggcggcggggaggaggaggaggagtcggcCCGGCGGGGGGATCTGAAGCGGACTCGACGGCGGGGGATTCGGCATCGGTTGCGGGTGGGTGGTGGATTCGGCGTCGGTGGTGGGTGGACGGAGGAGTAGGtgttggtggcggtggcggtggcgttggcggcgggtgatggggaggaggaggacgcggcggtggaCAGGACGGCGTGACTGGCGTTGGGGGCAGTGTCTAGGGTTTCGGAGTCCGCCGCAAGGAGTCCTCCCTGCGCCAGCGATGGTTtgacggaggcggtggcggcggcgaggcgagcagtgggggagggagctggtggaggacggcggggaggagcgaaggcggcggcggcacgggacgGTTAGGGGACGGCGATGGAGCCGTCGGCGacgtggtggaggaggacggcgatggcggcggggaggatcGAAGGCGACGGTGGCACAGGACGGTTAGGGTACGGCGATGTAGCCGGCGGATGCGGGCATGCGGGAGCGATGGAGCGGTGGATGCAGGAGGGATAAGGTGCACCGTTGGATTTAGCAATCCGACGGCTCACATTCCGCGTGTCTGCCAGAGTTGGAGTCACCGCCACCACTattttaaagtagtagagattatttgaaaaatcgtattaatatttttaaaatttttaagatataatacttaattaatgatGAACTAATTCACCATGTTGCTATATTTGCCGGGAGTGAAGATTTCTGAACCTATACCTTCGAATGCACCCAAGCAGTGTTGTGTACCGGCGGTGTAGTCGGCTGTAAATACGGCACAATAGCAAAATCGTTCTGTTAATGTGACAAGGGCTACTATTATTATTCATTAGTATTTATGAACGTCAAAATTCCATTTTTAACGATTAATCGgccactttttttaataatccgGGTAATCATTTGCATATTGCACTTGACGATCTTTTAGagtaacaaatttatttttttacgatCTTGTTTTGTTTAGTGTTgtttagtactacctccatttttaatggcaaattttgctacaggacatcgcgaCTTCGTGGAATTAGCTCCAGGACAcctcacgaagtgagttttggggAAGACACATTCTCAAAACATGGCTATTTGTCGTAGGACACCGCGCCcatttgtttggtatattcgtGCTGACTAGGCTTGAGCAGGCCCACATTTTTACGTGACCGGGCCAAATTGCCCTACCGCATATTCTTTAGGCCCACACAGAttactataaaaaaaagaatattgggTTGTACTCTAGCTCCACACAGTTAGTGGGAAGCAACCAAGTCAGCTCCATggctgccgccgcccacctgGATAGGCTTCCTCGGCCGCCTCAGCTTCCGCtgcagcgccaccgccgtcgcctcctttgACCACGCGCAGGACGACGAGCTGCATGTCCTCCACACCCTCCAAGCCCACATCGCCAACCGCCTTGCTGCggttgttaacaaccaaatttggtaacatcagcgTCGaagagaagattagatcgaagcaaagtcggaagcggagatcgagtttgaaaacaaggcaggaatcggctgaagtccagatcggctacgataagatcggctgggtctgagtcagGTTAGGTAAGCCGATGTGgtcgattccgacaatacgacttgtacACGGCATCaggttcaagttaatgtacttcaagatgattgccacgcatggatagagtcctgggaaggcaattgtatctattaattaggatattttatgtaaattccttatagataaatgtgggcaaaagtctgccgcaaagacttatgatatcttagagtttgttagagataatggtcgtgtctggtatgggcatatcttataatcctcgggtataagtagaccccgagccctatgtaatttttaacgaTAGACGTTCAACataatttcggcgcatcgccaccctttttacttcagttttgttttgacgagttcttgctttcgggttgagctgcatcgatttcgatcttcaacaagaggtaaaattcaTTATGATGGATTGCGTTCTTAGGATTAgcgcttccatctttatgatactctaatcctgtttatgtaattcgtcgagttatcatatgtcttacataatctctagcaatatcatcATCTAACCTGCCATCGGTTAGTATCTGTTAATAGAgggtagccgattaggttaaatattaatattgatctagattatatgagacatctaccattctatgaaacttctagcgacttgattgtctagatatcgttcttcttttcatacttaatgctgcatcagttgagtttgatctaataagtcgtgcttagaatatcgatctctagcctgccctctagttgccgattagaatagcatcggagtttcagccgatcgtatctgatttaacttcATTTGTTATATATGCCttattgatatgttaaatctgccctttatgttaagatattgctgtatctaagtatgttaggcttttgctcaatatattatacttgctttaatatcttgatatagagtagtatcggagtattagccgatacatgctagatctatctgatcggctatgctataaacatatatactcttgttattgacatatatttcgatctaagtgatttatactgtctcggcatgatgaccgatctatcccaatcacttgatttaagtatacatcgatatgaggagtatatattgttaatatctacagccaatcgagtagatttagtccttctttacttattcatgactgccgatcgatgaacagatgacatcggctcaaagataaatgatatgtcatcggcatctagccgatcggctatcatttatggatttaactacggtttctttgcttctatttcttgttgattacatgatcaaatcaactggcacgctaatacatccgaaggcgagctttggacctacactggagttaagcagatctcctaggccacgtgttttctgtcaacagcgGTCTCCCATCAGCCaccgctcctctccctcgccttcctctccaaGCTGCTCGACGTGGTGCTCTCCTCATCCGACGCCTTTCGCGACATCCTTGGCATCggccccgtcgccgcgcgctcTGCAGGCCGCCTGCCTCACCGGTGACCTCCTCGACCACACCGTTAAGACACTCGACATACTTAAAGCCGTCTCCCTAATGCTCGCTTCGCTCCGGGGCTCGCACCGCGCCATGCTCACCGCCATGTCGTGCCTCCTCGCCCCGTCGCTACACCACGCCCACTTTGGCCGCGCGCGCCAGGCCATCTCCAGGCAATTCCCCGATGCCGCCAAGCTCGCTGCTGCGCCAGGCTGTCCTTCAGCGTCTCCAGGAACAGGTCCTCCGGCCGCCACGTCCACGCCATGGCGGCGCACTTCGCACCGCCGCCACAGTAGTCGCCCACGTTTGCCTCCCCCGGCGCAGGTTGCGGGCTGGGGCTGGCGCTCTACACCATGAGCTCGGTGCTTGTCcgctgaagcatctaggcccccggtgttaattttggtaattgtTGGCgatatggcatgaggcccttcgaccaaacctgctGAAAGCATGCACCCGATGAGGATTCAAGCCCGAGACGTCAAGGTTAGTCAAGGCGAACCCTCCCCATgtcgaagactatggagcaaggACGATGAGAGGCAGGGAATCGCAGTCGAGCTGGAGGCCTCCTGGACGAAGGGCACAAGGCGAAGAGCGTACGCCGAAGAGGGACGACTTCGCCGTAGCAGGTTCGGCCCCGGGAAGGCCGAAGAAGCTATCCTGGCCCATCAAGCCCAGGGGTTAATTGGGTCGACTATAACCAGTCGGCCCGCTAAGGGCCCATGAACCTCAATTACGctatgtacccatgtaaatgtccctttcataagggcaaccatgtaaattcccctgcaTAACCAAAGCCCTAGTAGTAAGACCTGTAatgggggctataaatagccccatagggccatgtaataggggggatccaagaaaaattctctaatcaatacactttactttttctcaaccactgttgagtaaccacgtctttcgacgtatgcagttgtcgtttcgacaacagctggtgCTGActgtggggacctccgagcgaaaccattgagagcgaatgccaccgaagaaggtcgtaaaggagaaggttacaaggcGAAAAGAAAGCGACGCCGGGGCGGATATGGCCGCCgaagagggagcagagccttcggcgcctGTCGCTGAAGATGGAGGAGCGCCATCTGCTTCCGCACCTGCGCCATCACAACCGCCTTCGGCCCTTGCTACCTCTGTGCAGGTGCCGAACGCGGCTGACatggcgaaggcggctgcggcaacgagggcactccagaccagggcggagatcctttcgacaagccaactgcaggtgccccaagccgctccgTCACAGCCAGCAGCGGCCCCAACTGCGCTCGCTGCTGTGCAAGTCCAAGTCAACCCTGACCCCGAGACACAaaccgaagccgacatggaagccatgcgacagaacatgacacgactccaagacatgcttcgccaaatgcaaggATAGCAACAAGCGTACGAGGCGGCAAGGCGGTCCAAGGTCGCCTCGGCACCAATCCTCCAGTATTCGGCAGGCTATGTCCCACCCCAAGTCTATCCACAAGTGCCGACCCAGCCCCTTCCACCACAAGTCGCGCGAGCGCCGATGTACTTTGCCGGGCAGCCATCGACCGCAGCAGCGCATCCGGCCCCTCACGTGCAACTGCAAGCTCAACCGGTCGCTGCCCAAGTACATCCTCAACCGCCTGGCCAAGTGCCACAAACAATAgcagaaggggcttcggctctgcaggcgcagctccaagctttccttcagcagctTAGCCAACCCCACAACATTTCAAGTACAGCCCCTTCGGCCCTcccggaggggaatacaagtcaaggtgcgccTTGTTGGTTGCCTTCGAATCAGCCAGGTCTGGGGGCTTCGCCGTGgagtcaaggaccgcagttcgactcCATCAATGCTGCTTAGGCGCCAACCGTTCGGCCGCAAGCACCAACGCCAGGCTTCGGAGCAAACCAAGCACCAAACCAGGTCGCCATGACATGGTCACAGCCAACTTTCGACCCATTCATGGCGGCTCAGCAAGCATCACCAATCGGGGCCGGGCAGCCGAGTGCCATGGCCCAATCTCACGCGCAAGCCGTGATTTCACCCTTCGCCACGCTGTACCCGCAGCAAGGTGCTGTGAACAGGGCAgggggcgaaaaggggctaccgctgagtgggggaatcaagacccgcacaatcccaccccagttcaagttcccactcGTCCCACGCTACTCAGGCGAAACTGACCCAAAGGAATTCCTCTAAATTGACGAGTCCGCGATCGAAGTGGCTCATGGCaacgaaaataccaaggcaaaggtaatacatctcgctctagacggcatcgctTGTTCATGGTATTTCAATTtgccagccaatagcatttactcatgggagcaattgcgcgatgtctttgtccttaactttcgatgtacatatgaggagccgaagacgcagcaacatctgctcggcattcgccagaggctgggggagtcgataagggagtacatgcatcgcttctcgcaagctcgatgccaagttcaagacataaccgaggcgtctGTCATAAACGCCGCTTCGGCTAGTCTGCTCGAGagcgaactcacaagaaaaatcgccaacaaggagccacAGACACTTGAACACCTACTTCACATCATTGACGGGTTCACAAGGGGCgaggaggattccaagcgacggcaagcTATGCAAGCTGAGTATGATAAGGCTTCCGTCACCGCTGCTCAAGCCCAAGCGCAAGTTCAAATTGCCGAACCACTTCCTCTCGCTGTTCGCCAGCCCTAGCCGGCTATACAAGGACAACCGCCAAGGCAAGGTCAAGCCCCCATGACCTGGAGGAAGTTCAGAACCGACCGtgcgggcaaggctgtgatgaCTGTCGAAGAtgtgcaagccctccgcaaggagttcgacgctcagcaagcaagcaaccatcagcagcctgCCCGCAAGAAGGCCCGAAAAGACCTCTACTACGCCTTCCACagacgctcttcgcacaccacggagcaatgccgaaacattcggCAACGTGGTAACGCGCAAGATTCAAGGCCACAGCAGGGAGCAGCAGTCGAAGCACCTCGCGAAGTAGCTCAAGAACAAGCACCCCCGGCCGAACAGCGCCAAGATGCACAGCGcagagtaatccaagtgattacaagggccgaCCCGCCAATCCAACTGTCGAAGTGACAAAAGAAGATGCAGCTGCGAACGATCCACAATATAACTTCAGCAGGCGAAGGGTCTCTGCAATATCTGAACCAGCAAATCTCTTTTGGGCCAGAAGACGCCGAAGGAGTAATGTGCCCGCACTAAGATCCTCTGGTGATCTTAGCCGAGATAGCTGGTTTCGAAGTCCGGCGAATCCTGGTGGACGAagggagttcggccgatgtcatcttcgccgaagcatatgccaagatggggttgACTACCCAAGCCCTTACCCCAGCACCAGCATCGCTCACAGGCTtcggcggagaagcagttcaagttctTGGCCAAGCACAGTTAATGATAGCCTTCGGCTCGGGGGAAAACAGACGCGAAGAGCAAGTATTGTTCGACGTTgtcgacatcccgtacaactacaacgccatcttcggccgtgcaaccttgaacaagttcgaagccacTTCCCatcacaattatctcaagctcaagatgcccggcccGAAAGGAGTGATCgtggtcaaggggcttcagctTTTGCCTGCTTCAAAATGCGATTTggccataatcaacagagcagtACACAATGTTGAGGCCGAACCGCATGACCGGGCGAAACACGCGTCAAAGCCCGCACCTCACGGCAAGATAGTTAAGAtgcagattgatgatgccgacCCCACAAAACTCGTATCACTagggggcgacatgggcgaagaagaagctGAGAACATCCTAGAGGTACTCAAAAAGAACATTGATATCTTAGCCTGGGGCCCCGATGAAGTAGGAGGTGTTTCGgcagatctcatcatgcatcacctggcAGTCAAGCCAGACGCCAAgccaaggaaacagaagctACGCAAGATGTCCGCTGATCGCCAGGAGGCAGCAAAAGCCGAAGTCCAAAAATTGCTTAAGGCAGGGGTCATTCAAGAGATCGATCATCCTGAGTGGCtggcgaatccagtgctggtgcggaaATCAAATGGCAAATGACGCATGTGTGTTGATTTCACAGACTTAAACAAAGCATGTCTGAAGGACAATTTCCCGTTGCCACGGATCGACCAGCTCGTGGATTCGACAGCCGGCTGCAACTCATGAGCTTCCTAGATGCATATTCCGGCTATCACCAGATTCGCATGAACCCGGCCGACATCCCCAAGACAGCCATCATCACACCGTTCGGCACCttttgtcacctcaggatgcctttcggtcTGAGAAATGCCGGAGCGACcttcgccaggctggtgtacaaggtaCTTTTCAAGCAGTTGGGGCGAAATGTGGAAGCTTATGTCGACAacatcgtcgtaaaaagccgcaaggctttcgaccatgcgtcCGACCTACAGGAAACCTTTGACAACTTGCACGCAGCGGGCATGAAACTGAATCCTGAGAAGTGCGTTTTCGGCGTCCGCGCAGGCAAGCTattgggtttccttgtttctgaaagaggcatcgaggcgaatcccgagaaaattgatgccattcagcaaatgaagcctccgtcgaGTGTACGcgaagtacaaaagctcgcaAGCTGAATTGtggcactcagtcgattcctctcaaaggcagccaaaagaggtttgcccttcttcaaaaCCCTCCAGGGCGCGGGAAAATTCAATTGGACACCCGAATGCCAAGCAGcattcgacgagctaaagcaataccTGCAAAGCCCGCCAGCTTTGATCAGCCCGGcaccaggaagcgaactgctactaTACCTAGCAGCTTCGCCAATGGCAGTTAGTGCTGCCCTCGTCTAAGAAACAGATTCAGGCCAGAAACCGGTCtatttcgtctccgaagcattgcaaggagcgaagacaagatacattgaattggaaaagctcgcttacgccctggtgatggcttcgcgcaaaCTCAGGCATTACTTCCATgcccacaaagtcatagtgccaTCGCAATACCCTttgggcgaaatactccgaggcaaggaagtTACTGGCTGGCTCAGCAAGTAggcggcagagctatccccTTTTGACTTGCATTTTGTTGCCCGCACTGCTgtcaagtctcaagtgctagTTGACTTCATAGCCAAATGGACACCAGCATTCACCCCCGAGCCCGAGCCGGTCGAACAGCCCTGGGCGATGTACTCCGACGATTCGTGGTCGCACAGGGGGGCGGGCATCGCGGCAGTACTCACGTCGCTGAATGGTGTGCCGATTCGGTATGCTGCAAGGCTccagttcgacacaaccaacaacgcagcagaatacgaagccATTCTTCTGGtcctaagaaaggcgaaagcactaGGGGTTCGGCGCATGCTAATTCGAACCGACTTCAAGCTGGTGGAAGgccatgttgacaaatcctttgaagcaaaagaagaaggaatgaagagGTATCTGGAGGCCGTTCGATCTTTGGAAAAATGCTTCACtggcataacggtcgaacatttacctagaggccagaacgaggaagcagacgccttgGCGAAATCTGCTGCTTATGGTGGCCCACATTCGCCTGGTATCTTTTTTGAAGGCCTATATGCACCGAGTGTGCCCATGGACAGCTTGGAGGTCATGGCAATTGACCAAGTGaaactgggcgaagacccatACGACTGGCGAACCCTGTTTGTGAAACACCTTGAAACCGGCTGGCTTCCGGAagacgaagcagaagcaaaACGCCTACAACTCAGAGCCACAAAGTACAAAATGGTCTCGGGCCAGCTCTATCGTTCCGGGGTACTTCAACCCTTGCTTCGCTGCATCTCTTTCGCTGAAGGCGAGGAAATGGCGAAggagatacaccaggggctatgtgGCGCGCACCAAGCTGCAAGAACAGTTGCCTCTAAGGTgtttagacaaggagtttactggcccactgtgttgaaagtctgtgttgagcaaatcaagaagtgcgaaagttgccagcgtcatggccgaagccaGACCGCGCCCCAGTATGAGTTGCAGCCCATTGCACCAATctggcccttcgccagatggggactggacatcattGGGCCGTTCCCGGTGGCGCGAAACGGGTACAAGTTCGTAATTGTGGCCGTTGAATACTTCTCTCGATGGATCGAGGCCGAACCCCCTCGGAAcgatcacttcggcagcagtacagaagttcgtatggaaaaacattgtttgccctttcggagtgccaaaagagttcatcactgacaacggcaagcagttcgactctgacaagttcagagaaatgtgcgaagggcttaacctggaCATCAGGTTCGCGTCGGTCGCACACCCACAGTTAAAAGGGGCGGCCGAACGCACAAATGGTAAaatcctagaagcactaaagaaaaggcttgagggggcagcgaagggcaaatggccagaataaatgctatctgttctctgggcccttcgaatgacccccacaagaccaaccaagttcagcccgttcatgcttctctatggcgatgaggcaatgaccccaacagagctaggggctaactcaccaagggtgacattctctgggggcgaagaggggcgcGAGTTGTCGCTCGAACTTTTGGAGGGGGTAAGAGTCGAAGCGCTCGAGCACATGCAAAAGTTTGCCACaggcacttcggcaacttacaacaaaaaagtacGACCGACGGAGCTGTTGCCTGGTCATCTCGTCCTAAGGAAAAAAGGCGAACCCGATAGCCGTTGGCAAGCTTGATTcgaag from Oryza glaberrima chromosome 3, OglaRS2, whole genome shotgun sequence carries:
- the LOC127766953 gene encoding leucine-rich repeat extensin-like protein 3 isoform X2, whose translation is MPTPPRRHRLQVVVIRWLLPRRPHCQRHRHQRPILLPSRRTTPPPPTPPSPPSPPASSRRRTLDRSLPPEVLTTPLPHPAQPPRRLAPLPSPIPRPQITVESTPHKPTTSQVYKPDSSSTSPPQAGCIKPPHPGLPLDHHPHPAAAFVVDSASPCAAHVHAKSPSPTPHLATGSAPLRRSPPRSLSRRTGSWPPVLRSSLDAVGRWMQYSPVSPPSLRDIPIYKRYTWRHH
- the LOC127766953 gene encoding proline-rich receptor-like protein kinase PERK2 isoform X1, coding for MPTPPRRHRLQVVVIRWLLPRRPHCQRHRHQRPILLPSRRTTPPPPTPPSPPSPPASSRRRTLDRSLPPEVLTTPLPHPAQPPRRLAPLPSPIPRPQITVESTPHKPTTSQVYKPDSSSTSPPQAGCIKPPHPGLPLDHHPHPAAAFVVDSASPCAAHVHAKSPSPTPHLATGSAPLRRSPPRSLSRRTGSWPPVLRSSLDAVGRWMQYSPVSPPSLRDIPIYKRSEVKSYHWTQAHSSSGRQVPSSPGYSSLL